A stretch of Phaeodactylum tricornutum CCAP 1055/1 PHATR_bd_9x21 genomic scaffold, whole genome shotgun sequence DNA encodes these proteins:
- a CDS encoding predicted protein gives MTVSSALSDSTCGKYLAPSTIPGAGVGIFTAVEKQIGDTVGRGDICIPVIDMYWQADGIMQPFSDYFWSGDTMGMSHKTDSYNIKALYPGLDCAMNCHLVLLNVEKADSV, from the coding sequence ATGACTGTCTCTTCTGCTTTGTCGGATTCCACCTGTGGCAAGTACTTGGCACCCTCCACCATTCCTGGTGCAGGCGTGGGGATATTTACGGCGGTGGAGAAGCAAATTGGGGATACGGTAGGACGTGGAGATATTTGCATTCCCGTCATTGATATGTACTGGCAAGCCGACGGCATCATGCAACCCTTTTCGGACTATTTCTGGTCCGGAGACACCATGGGCATGTCACACAAAACCGACTCCTACAACATTAAAGCACTTTATCCGGGGTTGGACTGTGCCATGAACTGCCATCTTGTACTCCTTAATGTGGAGAAAGCCGACTCCGTCTAG
- the Fru5 gene encoding frustulin 5 (cell wall assoiciated protein, contains a signal peptide), producing MKIKLLSLAFTIASAPYSVAHQGDDVTRQGTDSTTEQLRVHLRRLKLPALVVVGDNGTPSSAFPLKICQGDCDKDSDCEGSLKCFMRNGGEAVPGCSGGEDVASRADFCYDPMPTSSPIAMPSAVGPDVVVVGDNGTPLSAFPLKVCQGDCDKDSDCEGSLKCFMRDGGEAVPGCNGGEDVASRADFCYDPMATSSPVSMATSSPVAMATSSPVAMATSSPVVMATSSPVAMATSSPVAMATSSPVAMATSSPVAMATPSPVVMATSSPVAMATSSPVIP from the coding sequence atgaagatCAAGCTCCTTTCTCTAGCCTTTACCATCGCTTCTGCCCCTTACTCGGTAGCACATCAGGGTGATGATGTGACTCGCCAAGGGACTGATTCCACGACGGAGCAGCTTCGGGTTCATTTGCGTCGACTAAAGTTACCTGCATTGGTAGTTGTGGGAGACAATGGAACACCATCATCTGCTTTTCCCTTGAAGATCTGCCAAGGTGACTGTGACAAGGACAGCGACTGCGAAGGAAGTTTAAAGTGCTTCATGAGAAATGGAGGTGAGGCCGTACCCGGTTGCAGTGGAGGTGAGGATGTGGCCAGTCGTGCGGACTTTTGCTATGATCCGATGCCCACTTCTTCTCCTATTGCAATGCCCTCTGCTGTGGGACCCGATGTGGTAGTTGTGGGAGACAATGGTACACCATTGTCTGCTTTTCCCTTGAAGGTCTGCCAGGGTGACTGTGACAAGGACAGCGACTGCGAAGGAAGTTTAAAGTGCTTCATGAGAGATGGAGGTGAGGCTGTACCTGGTTGCAACGGAGGTGAGGATGTGGCCAGTCGTGCGGACTTTTGTTACGATCCAATggccacgtcttctcctgtttcgatggccacttcttctcctgttgcgatggccacttcttctcctgtcgcaatggccacttcttctcctgtggtaatggccacttcttctcctgtcgcaatggccacgtcttctcctgttgcaatggccacttcttctcctgtcgcaatggccacaTCTTCTCCTGTTGCAATGGCCACTCCTTCTCCCGTTGTTATGGCCACTTCCTCTCCTGTTGCAATGGCtacgtcttctcctgtcaTTCCCTGA